A window of the Acidimicrobiales bacterium genome harbors these coding sequences:
- the recO gene encoding DNA repair protein RecO codes for MALYRATGVVLRTYKLAEADRIIILYTRGHGKVRAVAKGVRRTKSKFGSRLEPGCVASLQLYEGRNLDVITQVETEQLHPNLRTDIDRFGRATVLLEIVDQVGQEGESNPALYKLLAGALAELDRGGNPLVVPAFAAKVLALEGVAPMLDACVSCGATERLVAIEIHEGGVLCHNCRRGEPISEAARQTLIMVFAGHVRHVLDTTPPAVSDELEHLASRMLEQHLERRLRTSTLLYQQVHPAS; via the coding sequence GTGGCGCTCTATCGGGCCACCGGGGTCGTCCTGCGGACCTACAAGCTCGCCGAGGCCGATCGCATCATCATCCTCTACACCCGAGGGCACGGGAAGGTGCGGGCGGTCGCCAAGGGCGTGCGTCGTACGAAGAGCAAGTTCGGAAGCCGGCTCGAACCCGGCTGTGTTGCCTCACTCCAGCTCTACGAGGGCCGCAACCTCGACGTGATCACCCAGGTCGAGACCGAACAGCTCCACCCGAACCTGCGTACCGACATCGATCGATTCGGCCGGGCCACGGTGCTGCTCGAGATCGTCGATCAGGTCGGCCAGGAAGGTGAGAGCAACCCGGCGCTCTACAAACTGCTGGCCGGCGCACTGGCCGAACTCGATCGTGGTGGGAATCCGCTCGTGGTCCCGGCGTTCGCAGCCAAGGTGCTGGCCCTCGAAGGCGTGGCCCCGATGCTCGACGCGTGCGTGTCATGTGGTGCGACCGAGCGGCTGGTGGCAATCGAGATCCACGAGGGTGGCGTCTTGTGCCACAACTGTCGGCGCGGCGAACCGATCAGCGAGGCAGCACGTCAGACGCTGATCATGGTGTTCGCCGGTCACGTGCGGCATGTGCTCGACACCACGCCACCGGCGGTGTCCGACGAGCTCGAACACCTTGCGTCGCGCATGCTCGAGCAGCATCTCGAACGCCGACTTCGCACCTCGACCTTGCTGTATCAGCAGGTGCATCCGGCGTCTTGA
- a CDS encoding RDD family protein gives MLDPDLTNILKRRIGASLIDLGVVGLISTIVWRTQLIAFPITTADPITGNPIFDATQQARLDDIAESLNTSFTRNNTLYVLDQSGFVLTALAAIVMFVLVFVLIPANVGWSPGKKLLSLAVVDADGNNPSLVAHAKRTAAGIIDVLPIVLPGLAGWIIANTHEYRQRLGDRIAGTYVIDNRVGAKFIDPSVYARRRELRRAATGAGAGDNDEMVQIGDRLGGSPSGLHRPEPEPVSTAALPALPPLDALPPDTLETDAPPIGALPNSTPPTDAPPLGNQPTTEAIASLASNDLPADDEIDLSHLANIGSHPVDLPPIDPRLADLPAPNLADLDPPMADAAPLPTTPSGSVAPAPSHRFAVDADAPTNELGFVEADQPGLGLNDTTGWHDPVAAPPPAPSIDPPLPTLDDTTPLASRLDDLDLGRSPATSSAPPPTHRGLDAADHSTPEHSAPDDIDLPDTDAQSIEVDEPESDERRDEPTWEQPVPEPAPVWEPFAERTPSHRESPVDDATTGEHELATTPAASIETPDTTASSNTPAADGLVWNEQWQAWLFWDAEHEHWLRHDIANDRWIPIS, from the coding sequence ATGCTCGATCCTGATCTCACCAACATCTTGAAGCGTCGCATCGGCGCGTCGCTGATCGACCTGGGCGTCGTCGGACTCATCAGCACGATCGTCTGGCGCACCCAGCTCATCGCCTTTCCCATCACCACCGCCGACCCGATCACCGGCAACCCGATCTTCGACGCCACCCAGCAGGCCCGGCTCGACGACATCGCCGAGAGCCTGAACACCTCGTTCACCCGCAACAACACGTTGTACGTGCTCGACCAATCCGGCTTCGTGCTCACCGCCCTCGCCGCCATCGTGATGTTCGTCCTCGTCTTCGTCCTCATCCCGGCGAACGTCGGCTGGTCACCGGGCAAGAAGCTGCTGTCGCTCGCCGTGGTCGACGCCGACGGGAACAACCCGTCGCTCGTCGCCCATGCGAAGCGCACCGCCGCCGGCATCATCGATGTGTTGCCCATCGTGCTGCCGGGTCTGGCGGGCTGGATCATCGCCAACACCCACGAGTATCGGCAGCGCCTCGGCGACCGGATTGCCGGCACCTACGTCATCGACAACCGAGTCGGAGCGAAGTTCATCGACCCTTCGGTCTACGCCCGACGCCGGGAGCTCCGCCGGGCTGCCACGGGTGCCGGAGCCGGCGACAACGACGAGATGGTCCAGATCGGCGACCGCCTCGGCGGTTCGCCGAGCGGACTGCACCGCCCCGAACCTGAGCCGGTTTCCACCGCGGCGTTGCCGGCGCTGCCCCCGCTCGACGCCCTCCCGCCCGACACGCTCGAAACCGACGCTCCACCAATCGGCGCTCTGCCGAACAGCACGCCGCCGACCGACGCCCCGCCACTCGGCAACCAGCCGACAACCGAGGCGATCGCTTCCCTCGCGTCGAATGACCTGCCCGCCGACGACGAGATCGACTTGTCACACCTCGCAAACATCGGTTCCCACCCGGTCGACCTTCCCCCGATCGATCCTCGTCTCGCCGACCTGCCTGCACCGAATCTGGCCGACCTCGACCCGCCGATGGCCGACGCTGCACCCCTGCCGACAACGCCATCCGGGAGTGTCGCTCCGGCGCCCAGCCACCGCTTTGCTGTCGACGCCGACGCACCGACCAATGAGCTGGGCTTCGTCGAGGCCGATCAGCCCGGACTCGGCCTCAATGACACGACCGGCTGGCACGATCCGGTGGCGGCGCCACCTCCTGCCCCATCGATCGATCCTCCGTTGCCGACGCTCGACGACACGACCCCGTTGGCGTCCCGCCTCGATGATCTCGACCTCGGCCGATCGCCGGCCACCTCGTCGGCGCCGCCACCAACCCATCGTGGCCTCGATGCTGCCGATCATTCAACGCCCGAGCACTCAGCGCCCGACGACATCGACCTCCCTGACACCGATGCGCAGTCGATCGAGGTCGACGAGCCCGAGAGCGACGAGCGTCGCGATGAGCCGACGTGGGAGCAGCCGGTCCCCGAACCGGCGCCAGTGTGGGAGCCCTTCGCCGAGCGGACCCCATCGCACCGGGAGTCGCCCGTCGATGACGCCACAACCGGCGAGCACGAGCTCGCCACGACACCGGCTGCCTCCATCGAAACACCCGACACCACGGCCAGCTCGAACACCCCCGCCGCCGATGGTCTGGTGTGGAACGAACAGTGGCAGGCCTGGCTGTTCTGGGACGCCGAGCACGAACATTGGCTCCGGCACGACATCGCCAACGATCGCTGGATCCCGATCAGCTGA
- a CDS encoding glycine--tRNA ligase, with protein sequence MAAPDTDTSPTTDSVANDPELFDKIVNLSKRRGVVYPSAEIYGGFRSTYDYGPVGVLLLRNVKDAWWRSMVQKRHDVVGLDASILSPPAIWEASGHLANFSDPLVDCRKCGSRHRLDKLDDPEVCPTCGAKGEFTEPRQFNLMFKTHAGPVEGAGHEVFLRPETAQGMFINFANVLYTSRKKPPFGIAQIGKSFRNEITPGNFVFRTREFEQMELEFFVPPAEASDWYEYWCQTRLQWYLDLGIPAEKLRLRAHDADELSHYSAGTSDVEFLFPWGWDELEGIANRGEFDLTQHSNHSGNKLDFFDQANNERYIPHVIEPAAGATRTMMAFLMAAYDEEQVNDDTRIVLRLHHKLAPFKVAVLPLSKKPELSGPASELFERLADRWMCDYDETQNIGKRYRRQDEIGTPYCVTFDFDSLEDQAVTVRERDSMEQVRLPLDQIEAWLAERLA encoded by the coding sequence ATGGCTGCCCCTGATACCGACACGAGCCCGACCACCGATTCGGTGGCAAACGACCCCGAGCTCTTCGACAAGATCGTCAACCTGTCGAAGCGGCGTGGCGTGGTCTACCCGTCCGCCGAGATCTACGGCGGCTTCCGCTCCACCTACGACTATGGGCCTGTCGGCGTGCTGCTCCTGCGCAACGTGAAAGACGCCTGGTGGCGCTCCATGGTGCAGAAGCGCCACGACGTGGTCGGGCTCGACGCCTCGATCCTGTCGCCCCCAGCTATCTGGGAAGCCTCCGGCCACCTGGCCAACTTCAGCGATCCGCTGGTCGACTGCCGCAAGTGCGGCAGCCGCCATCGTCTCGACAAGCTCGATGATCCCGAGGTCTGCCCCACGTGCGGCGCGAAAGGCGAGTTCACCGAGCCACGCCAGTTCAATCTCATGTTCAAGACCCACGCCGGCCCGGTCGAAGGAGCCGGCCACGAGGTCTTCCTGCGACCCGAGACCGCGCAGGGCATGTTCATCAACTTCGCGAACGTGCTCTACACCAGCCGCAAGAAGCCACCATTCGGCATCGCCCAGATCGGCAAGAGCTTCCGCAACGAGATCACGCCCGGCAACTTCGTGTTCCGCACCCGTGAGTTCGAGCAGATGGAGCTCGAGTTCTTCGTGCCGCCGGCCGAGGCGTCCGACTGGTACGAGTACTGGTGCCAGACCCGGCTCCAGTGGTACCTCGACCTGGGGATCCCGGCCGAGAAGCTGCGCTTGCGGGCCCATGACGCCGACGAGCTCAGCCACTACTCAGCCGGCACCAGCGACGTCGAGTTCCTGTTCCCGTGGGGTTGGGACGAGCTCGAGGGCATCGCCAACCGGGGCGAGTTCGACCTCACCCAACACTCGAACCACTCGGGCAACAAGCTCGACTTCTTCGACCAGGCCAACAACGAGCGCTACATCCCACACGTAATCGAGCCGGCCGCCGGCGCCACCCGAACGATGATGGCCTTCCTCATGGCGGCCTACGACGAGGAGCAGGTCAACGACGACACCCGCATCGTGCTCCGGCTGCATCACAAGCTGGCGCCGTTCAAGGTGGCCGTGCTGCCGCTGTCCAAGAAGCCCGAGTTGTCGGGACCGGCCAGCGAGCTGTTCGAGCGTCTCGCCGATCGCTGGATGTGCGACTACGACGAGACCCAGAACATTGGCAAGCGCTACCGCCGCCAAGACGAGATCGGTACGCCGTACTGCGTCACGTTCGACTTCGATTCGCTCGAGGATCAGGCCGTCACGGTTCGTGAGCGTGACTCGATGGAGCAGGTGCGCCTGCCGCTCGATCAGATCGAGGCGTGGCTCGCCGAACGACTCGCCTGA
- the ppdK gene encoding pyruvate, phosphate dikinase, protein MRAIYTLDHAHDVSFDELVAMLGRTGATLADISVGLGLPVPPGFVVTTLACRSFLATGAFAEADIDEAREETRRLARADGFPLLVGVRPSTPTFMPGAAPVVLNVGLNDETVVELAEATGDERFAYDSYRRLIQMYGNVVCGVPIEEFERRIDGAKTMAGVTTESELGVAESRLLAQTFLTMLDQRGTPFPQDVERQVLAAVEAVFRSWDSPQARAYRQRENIPHDLGMAVIVQQMVFGNRDERSGSGLAFSRHPVTGAKEPYGDFRVGGQGVDAGTAPVVAIGDLRDRLPEAWAQLEASFAVLESHYRDMISLDFAVEQGTLQFLGVRPGDRSGAAAVRIAKQLADPDDLGLDRSEALLRVTADHLDQILHPQFSGPGVSPIASGLGASPGAAVGAVYFDPNTAVDAYDEGIDVILVKDETSPEDVHGMAIAEGILTTKGGLASHAAVVARGWGKPAVCGAGGITIGEGLFTVGNLVVREGDIISLDGATGEVFLGAVDLSEGDVPAEMHEILGWADEIRAGKLAVRANADTPDDALVAREYGAEGIGLCRTEHQFLGERLPIVQRMILAESQQEQLDSLVELGEVQRSDYIALLEAMDGLPVTVRLLDPPLHEFLPDITELLVRQASTGISAAEARLLAAAQANHEENPMLGTRGVRLGILKPHLYRTQVKALLSAAAERADGGGQPIVEIMIPLIVSRQELELVRSWVVDEIEQVNADRSEPLSVSVGTMIETPRAAVRAGEIANVADFFSFGTNDLTQMTFGFSRDDVESSFIRLYCDLELLGANPFDTIDEAGVGELVRRAAADARETKPGIKLGVCGEHGGDPASIDLFWRCGLDYVSCSPFRVPIARLAAAQAIVRSEG, encoded by the coding sequence ATGCGCGCCATCTACACGCTCGATCACGCCCACGACGTCTCGTTCGACGAGCTGGTTGCGATGCTCGGGCGTACCGGTGCGACGTTGGCCGACATCAGCGTCGGCCTCGGACTGCCCGTGCCGCCGGGTTTCGTGGTCACCACGTTGGCGTGTCGGTCGTTCCTCGCCACCGGGGCGTTCGCCGAGGCCGACATCGACGAGGCTCGTGAGGAGACCCGCCGGCTCGCTCGGGCCGATGGCTTCCCGCTGCTCGTCGGCGTTCGTCCCAGCACGCCGACCTTCATGCCGGGAGCGGCCCCGGTGGTGCTCAACGTCGGTCTGAACGACGAGACGGTGGTGGAGCTGGCCGAGGCCACAGGTGACGAGCGGTTCGCCTACGACTCGTATCGGCGGCTGATCCAGATGTACGGCAACGTGGTGTGTGGCGTGCCGATCGAGGAGTTCGAGCGCCGGATCGACGGGGCCAAGACCATGGCCGGCGTCACCACCGAGAGCGAGCTCGGTGTCGCCGAGTCACGGCTGCTGGCCCAGACCTTCCTGACCATGCTCGACCAGCGGGGCACCCCGTTTCCCCAAGACGTCGAACGCCAGGTGCTCGCCGCAGTCGAGGCCGTGTTCCGGAGTTGGGACTCCCCACAGGCCCGGGCCTACCGGCAGCGGGAGAACATCCCGCACGACCTGGGCATGGCGGTCATCGTGCAACAGATGGTGTTCGGCAACCGCGACGAGCGATCGGGGAGCGGGCTCGCCTTCTCCCGCCATCCCGTCACCGGGGCGAAGGAACCCTATGGTGACTTCCGAGTCGGCGGCCAGGGCGTCGATGCCGGTACCGCGCCGGTCGTCGCGATCGGAGACCTCCGTGACCGGCTGCCTGAGGCCTGGGCCCAGTTGGAGGCATCGTTCGCTGTCCTCGAATCGCACTACCGAGACATGATCAGCCTCGACTTCGCCGTCGAACAGGGGACCCTGCAGTTCCTCGGCGTTCGACCGGGTGACCGGTCGGGAGCAGCCGCCGTGCGTATCGCCAAGCAGCTGGCCGACCCCGACGACCTCGGGCTCGATCGAAGCGAGGCCCTGTTGCGGGTCACCGCCGATCACCTCGACCAGATCCTGCACCCTCAGTTCAGCGGCCCCGGTGTGTCGCCGATCGCATCCGGACTCGGGGCCTCGCCCGGCGCGGCGGTCGGTGCGGTCTACTTCGATCCGAACACCGCCGTCGACGCCTACGACGAGGGCATCGACGTCATCTTGGTGAAGGACGAGACGTCGCCCGAAGATGTGCACGGCATGGCGATCGCCGAGGGCATCCTCACCACCAAGGGTGGGTTGGCGAGCCACGCAGCGGTCGTCGCCCGGGGATGGGGCAAACCGGCGGTGTGCGGTGCCGGCGGCATCACGATCGGCGAGGGCCTGTTCACGGTCGGCAACCTGGTCGTGCGAGAGGGCGACATCATCAGCCTCGACGGCGCGACGGGCGAGGTGTTCCTTGGTGCCGTCGACCTGTCCGAGGGTGACGTCCCGGCCGAGATGCACGAGATCTTGGGGTGGGCCGACGAGATCCGCGCCGGCAAGCTCGCCGTACGGGCCAACGCCGACACGCCCGACGATGCGCTCGTCGCACGCGAGTACGGAGCCGAAGGCATCGGTCTGTGCCGGACTGAGCACCAGTTCCTGGGTGAGCGTCTGCCGATCGTCCAGCGGATGATCCTGGCCGAGTCGCAACAGGAGCAGCTCGACTCACTCGTCGAACTGGGTGAGGTGCAGCGCAGCGACTACATCGCTCTCCTCGAGGCAATGGACGGGCTGCCGGTCACCGTCCGGCTGCTCGACCCGCCGCTGCATGAGTTCCTGCCCGACATCACCGAACTCCTGGTCCGCCAGGCCTCCACCGGCATCTCGGCGGCCGAGGCTCGGCTGCTGGCGGCCGCCCAGGCCAACCACGAGGAGAACCCGATGCTCGGCACCCGGGGTGTGCGCCTCGGCATCCTCAAACCGCACCTGTACCGAACCCAGGTCAAGGCGTTGCTGTCGGCCGCCGCCGAACGGGCCGACGGGGGAGGGCAACCGATCGTCGAGATCATGATCCCGCTGATCGTGAGTCGCCAGGAACTCGAACTGGTCCGATCGTGGGTGGTCGACGAGATCGAACAGGTCAACGCCGACCGGTCCGAGCCGCTGTCGGTCAGCGTCGGCACGATGATCGAGACACCTCGCGCTGCGGTGCGGGCCGGTGAAATCGCCAACGTCGCCGACTTCTTCAGCTTCGGCACCAACGACCTCACCCAGATGACCTTCGGATTCAGTCGCGACGACGTCGAATCCAGCTTCATCCGGCTCTACTGCGACCTCGAGCTGCTGGGTGCGAACCCGTTCGACACGATCGACGAGGCTGGCGTCGGTGAGCTGGTGCGGCGGGCCGCGGCCGACGCTCGCGAGACCAAGCCCGGTATCAAACTCGGCGTCTGTGGTGAGCACGGCGGTGACCCGGCGAGCATCGATCTGTTCTGGCGCTGCGGGCTCGACTATGTCTCCTGCTCACCATTCCGGGTGCCGATCGCCCGTCTCGCTGCGGCCCAGGCCATCGTGCGCTCCGAGGGCTGA
- the dnaG gene encoding DNA primase, protein MGIVDEDIVRVREQSDIVAVITQYTQLRRVGRRFTGLCPFHSEKSGSFSVNAEEGLYYCFGCGAKGDTITFVKEKEQLDFVGAVEWLANKFNLTLRYTDANEGEERKARKRLYDALGRAVDFYHDRLLHSADAGAARSYLRQRGYDGDIVRQYRIGWAPEGWDHLSKALRLSNKEWVDSGLGGINRNQSQYDFFRGRVLFPIFDAQDRPMGFGGRILPGSDDARKYVNSADSGVYSKSRVLYGLNWAKADIVAADEVIVCEGYTDVIGFGQAGAPRAVATCGTALTDEHVKLLRRFARKVVLSFDADAAGQNAAARFYEWEKAHDLEVLVADLPDGVDPGDLARENPARLAAAVTNARPFLEFRVERALAAGNLSSVEGRARTAEAALAMVAEHPDRIVRDQYAYTIADRCRISEDLVREMAANGVARVERAKAEVAPRRVSSGVHHPTEYEALKLVVHRRDEMARLILPDLFTQDLLATAYDAVIGTPSIHAAIDAAGPEVGDLIQRVSVEEPTSEPIDVACLLWRRFLDVQIDEGRRAAKGAVDPVDIGDINHRLSWLMTNHYALMDPDRQAAVVDGLLAWMVQPQEEVS, encoded by the coding sequence GTGGGGATCGTCGACGAAGACATCGTTCGCGTTCGCGAGCAATCAGACATCGTCGCGGTGATCACGCAGTACACCCAGCTGCGCCGAGTCGGCCGCCGGTTCACCGGCCTCTGTCCGTTCCATTCCGAGAAGTCCGGATCGTTCTCGGTGAACGCCGAGGAGGGGTTGTACTACTGCTTTGGTTGCGGGGCGAAGGGCGACACGATCACCTTCGTCAAGGAGAAGGAGCAGCTCGACTTCGTCGGCGCCGTGGAGTGGCTGGCCAACAAGTTCAACCTCACCCTGCGCTACACCGACGCCAACGAGGGCGAGGAGCGCAAGGCCCGCAAGCGGCTCTACGACGCCCTCGGGCGTGCGGTCGACTTCTACCACGACCGCCTGCTCCACAGTGCTGATGCGGGTGCCGCCCGTAGCTACCTGCGTCAGCGGGGCTACGACGGCGACATCGTTCGGCAGTACCGAATCGGCTGGGCCCCCGAAGGGTGGGACCACCTCTCGAAGGCGTTGCGGTTGTCGAACAAGGAATGGGTCGACTCCGGGCTGGGCGGGATCAACCGCAACCAGAGCCAGTACGACTTCTTCCGGGGTCGGGTGCTGTTCCCGATCTTCGACGCCCAGGACCGCCCCATGGGCTTCGGCGGGCGGATCCTGCCGGGGTCGGATGACGCCCGCAAGTATGTGAACTCGGCCGACTCGGGCGTCTACAGCAAGAGTCGCGTGCTCTACGGGCTCAACTGGGCCAAGGCCGACATCGTCGCGGCCGACGAGGTCATCGTGTGTGAGGGCTACACCGATGTGATCGGCTTCGGCCAGGCCGGAGCGCCTCGTGCCGTCGCCACGTGCGGGACGGCCCTCACCGACGAACACGTGAAGCTACTGCGACGTTTCGCCCGCAAGGTCGTGCTGTCGTTCGACGCCGACGCAGCCGGTCAGAACGCGGCCGCCCGGTTCTACGAGTGGGAGAAGGCGCACGATCTCGAAGTGCTCGTCGCCGATCTGCCCGACGGGGTCGACCCCGGCGATCTCGCCCGTGAGAACCCGGCCCGGCTGGCGGCCGCCGTCACCAACGCTCGGCCGTTCCTGGAGTTCCGTGTGGAGCGGGCGCTGGCCGCCGGCAACCTGTCGTCGGTCGAGGGGCGGGCCCGCACCGCCGAGGCTGCCCTGGCGATGGTGGCCGAGCATCCCGACCGGATCGTGCGCGATCAGTACGCCTACACGATCGCCGACCGCTGCCGGATCTCGGAAGACCTGGTGCGGGAGATGGCGGCCAACGGTGTCGCCCGGGTCGAGCGAGCGAAGGCGGAGGTTGCGCCCCGACGCGTGTCGTCCGGCGTGCACCACCCCACGGAGTACGAGGCCCTCAAGCTCGTGGTGCATCGGCGCGACGAGATGGCTCGGCTGATCCTGCCCGACCTGTTCACCCAGGACCTACTGGCCACCGCCTACGACGCCGTCATCGGTACGCCGTCGATCCATGCGGCCATCGACGCGGCCGGACCCGAGGTCGGCGACCTCATCCAGCGCGTGTCGGTCGAGGAGCCGACGAGCGAACCGATCGACGTCGCTTGCCTGCTGTGGCGGCGGTTCCTCGACGTCCAGATCGACGAAGGTCGACGCGCGGCCAAGGGAGCGGTCGATCCGGTCGACATCGGCGACATCAATCACCGGCTGTCCTGGCTGATGACGAACCATTATGCGCTGATGGATCCAGACCGGCAGGCGGCGGTGGTCGATGGCTTGCTAGCTTGGATGGTCCAGCCCCAGGAGGAGGTCTCTTGA
- the rpoD gene encoding RNA polymerase sigma factor RpoD, with translation MTDRPVAELPSEFTEEHRDRLVLRARGGRSLNPEDVIEVMKRVELTPAVLDAVKNWLDANDIPFDDDPVEIEESPVDANGHRKSRLRDDPARVAAIAMARANGSSDPVRMYLKEIGKVPLLSSAEEVELATRIDAGAAASLEVAEAIANETWHSLPLAEQRRLRRIVADGHRARSELTSANLRLVVSIAKRYVGRSVPMLDLIQEGNLGLMRAVEKFDHSKGFKFSTYATWWIRQAITRAIADQSRTIRVPVHMVESINKVVRQQRAMLQKLEREPTMAELAEAVDLSEEKVAEILRYAQQDPLSLDSPIGEEDDTSMADFIPDKAAAPLDITARKLLAETVNEVLSDLSEREADVVRLRFGLVDGRPRTLEEVGKEFGVTRERIRQIESKTLAKLRHPLRSDRLRDYLD, from the coding sequence TTGACTGACCGGCCCGTCGCCGAGCTACCGAGCGAGTTCACCGAGGAACATCGGGATCGTTTGGTGCTGCGTGCGCGCGGTGGCCGTTCCCTGAACCCCGAAGACGTCATCGAGGTCATGAAGCGGGTCGAGTTGACGCCCGCGGTGCTCGACGCCGTCAAGAACTGGCTGGACGCCAACGACATCCCCTTCGACGACGACCCGGTCGAGATCGAGGAGTCCCCGGTCGATGCCAACGGTCACCGCAAGTCTCGGTTGCGTGATGACCCGGCCCGCGTCGCCGCCATCGCCATGGCCCGGGCCAACGGCTCGTCCGACCCGGTTCGGATGTACCTGAAGGAGATCGGCAAGGTCCCGCTCCTCAGCTCGGCCGAAGAAGTCGAACTCGCCACCCGCATCGACGCCGGTGCGGCCGCCTCACTCGAGGTCGCCGAGGCGATCGCCAACGAGACCTGGCACTCGCTGCCGCTCGCCGAGCAACGTCGGTTGCGTCGGATCGTGGCCGACGGCCACCGGGCCCGTAGCGAACTCACCTCGGCCAACCTCCGCCTCGTCGTGTCGATCGCCAAGCGCTACGTCGGGCGCAGCGTGCCGATGCTCGACCTGATCCAAGAGGGCAACCTCGGCCTCATGCGAGCGGTCGAGAAGTTCGACCACTCGAAGGGTTTCAAGTTCTCCACCTACGCCACCTGGTGGATCCGCCAAGCCATCACCCGGGCCATCGCCGACCAGTCCCGCACCATCCGGGTGCCGGTGCACATGGTCGAGTCGATCAACAAGGTCGTCCGCCAGCAGCGAGCGATGCTGCAGAAGCTCGAGCGGGAGCCCACCATGGCCGAGCTGGCCGAGGCGGTCGACCTGTCCGAGGAGAAGGTCGCCGAGATCCTGCGCTACGCCCAGCAGGACCCACTGTCGCTCGACTCGCCGATCGGTGAGGAAGACGACACGTCGATGGCCGACTTCATCCCCGACAAGGCCGCTGCGCCGCTCGACATCACCGCACGCAAGCTGTTGGCCGAGACGGTCAACGAGGTGCTGAGTGATCTCTCAGAGCGCGAGGCCGACGTGGTCCGTCTGCGATTTGGCCTGGTCGACGGGCGGCCTCGGACCCTGGAAGAGGTGGGCAAGGAGTTCGGCGTCACCAGGGAGCGAATCCGGCAGATCGAGTCGAAGACCCTGGCCAAGCTCCGTCACCCGCTGCGCAGCGACCGTCTTCGGGACTATCTCGACTAA
- a CDS encoding CoA transferase gives MHDPAAPTPHAPLDHTTDTAADAVDPSAPTGPLAGVRIADLTTVVMGPMATRILGDLGADVIKIEAPVVDFMRDFDPKRSPGMGAMSLNLQRNKRSIVLDLKSEAGHRAVLDVIASCDVFISNMRPAALARLGLDYDSVAARKSDIIYCGATGFDSSGPYAGKAAYDDVIQAASGMASMAAWMGGEPAYVPTIAADKISGLHIVYAVLAALYRKAMTGHGDAIEVPMAESVASFNLVEHLNGHTLEPKEPPFSYQRLLTPHRRPRRSADGWVCILPYSDQNWRDFFALVGEPELADDPRFASVNSRVANVDPLYELLDTFMAQHTTEEWMQLCDAASIPAVPVVDLEHIDDDPHFAQVGMIELHEHPTEGAYRVVRDPVRFASGNPGVWRHCPVPGSSTAEILTELGYDDDEIAAVVEAGAWQP, from the coding sequence ATGCACGACCCTGCCGCGCCCACACCCCACGCTCCGTTGGATCACACGACCGACACGGCGGCCGACGCCGTCGATCCGTCCGCACCAACGGGCCCGCTGGCGGGGGTCCGCATCGCCGATCTGACCACCGTCGTCATGGGCCCGATGGCCACCAGGATCCTGGGCGATCTCGGCGCCGATGTGATCAAGATCGAAGCGCCGGTCGTCGACTTCATGCGCGACTTCGACCCCAAACGATCGCCCGGCATGGGAGCAATGAGCCTCAACCTGCAGCGCAACAAGCGCAGCATCGTCCTCGACCTCAAATCCGAGGCCGGGCACCGGGCGGTCCTCGACGTGATCGCCTCGTGCGACGTCTTCATCTCGAACATGCGACCGGCGGCACTCGCGCGCCTCGGGCTCGACTACGACTCGGTCGCCGCCCGCAAGTCCGACATCATCTACTGCGGCGCCACCGGCTTCGACAGCTCCGGCCCCTACGCCGGCAAGGCGGCCTACGACGATGTGATCCAGGCTGCGTCCGGCATGGCGTCCATGGCGGCGTGGATGGGCGGGGAACCGGCCTACGTGCCCACCATCGCCGCCGACAAGATCAGCGGGCTCCACATCGTCTATGCCGTCCTGGCTGCGCTCTATCGGAAGGCCATGACCGGTCACGGTGACGCCATCGAGGTCCCGATGGCCGAGTCGGTCGCCAGCTTCAACCTGGTCGAGCATCTGAACGGCCATACCCTCGAGCCCAAGGAGCCGCCGTTCAGCTACCAGCGCCTCCTCACCCCGCACCGTCGCCCCCGCCGGTCGGCCGACGGTTGGGTGTGCATCCTCCCCTACAGCGACCAGAACTGGCGCGACTTCTTCGCGCTCGTCGGCGAGCCCGAACTGGCCGACGACCCCCGCTTCGCCTCGGTGAACTCACGGGTGGCCAACGTCGACCCGCTCTACGAACTCCTCGACACGTTCATGGCCCAGCACACGACCGAGGAGTGGATGCAACTCTGCGACGCCGCCTCGATCCCCGCCGTGCCCGTGGTCGACCTCGAACACATCGACGACGACCCCCACTTTGCCCAAGTCGGGATGATCGAACTGCATGAGCACCCCACCGAAGGTGCATACCGAGTGGTGCGTGACCCGGTCCGCTTCGCCTCCGGCAATCCGGGCGTGTGGCGCCATTGCCCGGTGCCAGGTTCGAGTACCGCCGAGATCCTCACCGAGCTCGGCTACGACGACGACGAGATCGCCGCCGTCGTCGAGGCGGGCGCCTGGCAACCCTGA